In the genome of Notamacropus eugenii isolate mMacEug1 chromosome 5, mMacEug1.pri_v2, whole genome shotgun sequence, one region contains:
- the NDUFB4 gene encoding NADH dehydrogenase [ubiquinone] 1 beta subcomplex subunit 4 has product MSKYVPARLASLPPTLDPAEYDTSPEVRRAQNERMAIRARLKREYLLQYDNPHRRGIIEDPALLRWTYARTANIYPNFRPTPKTSFLGALFGIGPLVFWYYVFKTDRDKREKLIQEGKLERPLSIIY; this is encoded by the exons ATGTCTAAGTACGTCCCGGCCCGCCTGGCCTCCTTGCCCCCCACCCTCGACCCCGCCGAGTACGACACCTCGCCTGAGGTCCGGCGGGCGCAGAACGAGCGGATGGCCATCCGCGCCCGCCTCAAGCGCGAGTACCTGCTGCAGTACGACAACCCTCACCGCCGGGGCATCATC gAAGATCCTGCTTTACTTCGTTGGACCTATGCAAGAACAGCAAACATCTACCCCAATTTCAGACCCACTCCCAAGACCTCATTCTTAGGCGCTCTATTTGGAATTGGCCCTCTTGTCTTCTGGtattatgtttttaaaactgATAGG gacaagagagaaaaacTTATTCaggaaggaaaattggaaagaccGCTAagcatcatttattaa